The Terriglobia bacterium DNA segment TGCAATGCCGGTTCCAGGCCGAGATCGTCGAGCATGGAAGGGCGAAGACCCATGGCGAGATCGCGGAGTGTTCCGATTGCGCGGGCGTTCAAAGTCTTAGCCTCCTCGATTCGCGCACGAAAAGTGGTGGGATCCGTGTCGCGCGAAGAGGCGATGTTACCGATTTCGATTCCCAGCGCGGTAAGGGTCTGGCCTACCTGGTCATGCAACTCGCGCGACAGAGATTTACGTTCCATCTCCTGAGCCTGCACCAGACTTCGAGATAGTCGTCGCAGATCGTTTTCGGTTTTCTCGATTCGCTTCCGCTGGTTTTCCTGCGCACGCTCCAATGCGGTGACGCGGTAGGTCGTCGCAAAGGCGACCAACGTTCCCAGGAGAAGGGCGAAGCCCATCATGCGAACGAGGAATTTCCGGAGAATGGATTGGCTCTCCTGGATGCGATGGCGCTCCTTCTGGAGGTTCTCCTGGTCGATTCGTGCCATCTCACGGGCCAGTGCGACTACGGCCTGACGGCGCGGCAGAACCTTGCGTCTCAGGAATATCCAACTTCGTTGCGCTTTCTGCTGCGCGGTCCATTCAAAAATTGGATCGAGAGAATCCCAGTAGCCCTGCACTTCCTCCTGCAGACGATCGAGCGATTGCGAATCGGTTCCCTGGTTGCGTTGCGCCAATAAATCAAGCCGGCTTTGCAAGGAAGCGCGGATATCGAGAAGTTGCTGGCGATGCGCGGGGGCATTCAGCGGTGAGGGATCCAGGAGATAATCGCGAACCAGAATGTCCGAGAGGTACATATCGGCAACGATATCGCGCCGAAAGGCCTCCGCCCGGAGAAAGGCCGCTTGCGTGGTCTCCATCTCGTTATAGATTGCTTTGGCACGACGGATCGCACCGAATCCGAGCACCGCGATCAGCACGATCAGGCTGCCGAAACCGATGGCAAGCACGACGGATGAACGGGACAGAATGGTATTGCGGCTCCACATACTTGCAATAGTGTACCTGCTAATGCAGGCAAGATTCACGGGGGGTATTTTGACAATTACAGCAGCGTTACGGACACTTTGACGATCAAACCATTCCCACTCAGATCATCATCTGCTCAAATATGTCTCGATTTGATTCAACCCGACCGGCGAGAATTTGTGATTACGGCGTGATTGGGGATTCCCGGTCGGCCGCGCTGGTTTCAAATCGCGGGTCGCTCGATTGGCTGGCATGGCCACAATTCGATAGCCCACCGATCTTCGCAGCAATCCTCGATCGGGAAAAGGGTGGGCATTGGAGCATAACTCCAGACGGTCCCTTTGAAGTCACACGAGCTTATGTTGGTGACTCGAACGTGCTGGAGACCCGGTTTCGGACTGTCTCCGGCGAAGCGGTGCTGACAGAGTTGATGCCGGTCGCCTCGGAGCAATTCAAGCGGCAGAACACGGTTCCGAGCCATGAACTCGTTCGGCAGTTGCAGTGCGTTGGCGGCGAGATGAAGCTCGGCATCGAACTTGTACCGCGATGCGATTACGGACGGCAGGCTCCGCGGATTCGTGATGCCGGCGCGTTTGGCTTGCGTTTCGATGTCGGTCGTGGAGCATATTGGGTTCTGAGTAATGCTCCTTGGAAGTTTGAGGATGACCGCGCGACCGCCGAGGTGACGCTCAAGGCGGGAGAGGAACTGCAGTTCTCACTCACGTATTCAGAGGAATCTCCAGCCGCGTTTTCGGTGCTCGGCGAACCGATACGCGCGGCAATCAGAAGGTCCGTCGAGTGGTGGAAAGAATGGGCCAATCAGTGCACGTACAAGGGGCCTTATCGCGAGGCGGTGGTTCGAAGCGCTCTGGCGTTAAAACTGCTCTCATATGCACCATCGGGTGCAATCGCGGCTGCCGTAACGACATCCCTTCCAGAGAGACTGGGGAGCAATCTCAACTGGGATTATCGATACTGCTGGCTGCGCGATGCTTCATTGACCATTCGTTCTTTGCTTGGGCTGGGTTATTACGCTGAAGCGGAGAGTTTTATCACGTGGCTGCTGCAAGCAACGAAACTCACCCAGCCAGAGTTGCGTGTTCTGTACACGATGTTCGGCCAAATTGCGCCGCACGAGCGTGAAGTGGATTACCTGAGCGGATATTTCGACTCGCGGCCGGTTCGTGTAGGTAACGGGGCGCGCCGCCAGTTTCAACTCGATATTTATGGTGAGGTGATCGACGCGAGCGCGCAATACGCCGAGCATATCGGACGCTTCGATCAGACGACCCAAAAAGTGCTGCTCGGGTTCGGCAACTATGTGGCGCAGAATTGGGATCGGGCTGACGAGGGTATCTGGGAGCCGCGCTCGGGACGGCAGCATCATACGCACTCGCGCTTGATGTGCTGGACGGCGCTGGACCGATTGCTGGCAATGAGCGATAAAGGGAAATTGAGCGGAGTTCCACGCGAAGTGTTCACGCGCGAGCGCGATCGGATCCGCGAGCAGATCGAGAACCGCTCATGGAACGAGAAGCTGCGGAGCTATGTGAGCATCCTGGATGGAGACAGCATGGATGCGACGCTGTTGCGCATCGGATGGTATGGCCTGGAAGCGGCGGATTCGGAGCGGATGAAGAGCACCTACCGGAAGGTATGCGAGGAACTCGGTGCCGGTGGCGGCCTGCTGTTTCGATATAAGCGAGAGCCGAAAGAAGGTGCGTTTGGGGTCTGTGGATTCTGGGCGGTGGATCACCTCGCGATGTCGGGCGATTTGGATGGTGCGCACGATCAATTCGCAAAGTTGATGGGATACGGCAATGACTTGGGACTGTTCTCCGAGGAGACTGATTCAGAGACCCGGGACGCACTGGGCAATTTTCCGCAGGCATTCACGCATATCGGGCTGATCAGCGCGGCGCTGACGCTGCAGGAGAAAGAACGAGGAGAGAGTCATCCAGCAATCAACGTCGGCGCGGACGTTACAGAACCGAAAGGAATGAGATGAACTGGGCGAGCTGGCTCTTATGGGGTTTTGTGTCGACGATGGCGCTGACGACGATCAGCGCGGGCGCGCAAGGGCTCGGACTAACGCGCATGAACCTGCCATACATGCTGGGAACGATTTTTACGCCTGATCGCGACCGGGCAAAGGTCTACGGGTTTTTCGCGCATATGGGACTCGGCCTGTTCTTCTCGCTGATCTACGTATTCATTTTCCAGTCATTGGGGGCAGCCGGATGGTGGCGGGGAGCAGTCATCGGAATAGCGCACGCGCTCTTCGTGCTGGTGACCCTGGTCTCGCTGATGCCAGGTGTGCACCCACGTATGGCGAGCGAGCAGCACGGTCCGACCGCACAGAATATGCTGGAGCCGCCGGGGTTTCTGGCGCTACATTACGGGTTTCGTACGCCGGTTTCCGTTGTCATTTCACATATCGTGTTCGGAGCGATGCTGGGAGCGTTCTACCAATTGAAGAGATAACGACAAAGGAACAACGCAGAGGACACCAGGGCCCCAAGGTGAATACCCACATCTGACAACTTCGGCAGATGTGGGGCACGGAATAGCCCTCACGCGGCGTTGGGGTATGCCATGGTGCTGAGGAGCGCGTTGTTGGCCTGGCGCGAATCGAGTCGTGTGTGCTGCGCGACAATGGGAACATCTGACCGAATCACGCTGGAATAATTGGTGTCTCGTGGAATCGGCTCAGGGTCCTTGAGATTGTTAAAGCGAAGGTGCCTGGTTCGGCGCGCCGGAACCGTGATCTTGTAAGGGCCGACCGGATCGCGGTCTTCGTAGTGGATGGTGATTTCAATGTGAGCATCCTGATCGCCGGCGTTGAGGATGCAGACGGTTTCGTGGCTCGTCATCTGCGGTTGCGGGCCGTGACTCTCCGATGGAATGTAACCTTCGGCGATGACCCACTCGCGAACTCCTACTGCTTTTGCCATACTCCCTCCTGTGCCTTTTTCGCTTATGCGGCATATTTCTCGGCTTGAGACCTCTTGAGTTCCAATCCCATGCCGGGTCGCGAAAGGTCGGGCCGCAGTTCCCCGTTTATCGGCTCCGGAATGCCATCGAAGAACATTCGCTCGATATGCACGTGATCATGGAAATATTCGAGGTTCTTGAACGGAATGGCTGCGCACGCAGGGTGCGTGTGCAGCGCCGGCGCAGTGTGTCCCGAGAGCGGAATGTTGTGAGCCTGGCAGAGCGCAGCAACCTGCATGAAAGCGGTGATTCCGCCGCATCTGGTGATATCAGCCTGAAGGACGTCGACGGCTTCAGCGGACAGCATGCGGCGAAAATAGAACGGATCGTAACCGTACTCTCCGGCGGCGATTTCCATTCCGGCGGGAGCGCGGTCGCGAACGAGATGAAGGCCGTCGAGGTCGTCGGCGGAGACGGGCTCTTCGAACCAGCGGACCCCTGACTCTGCGAAAATTGTTGCTTGTTCGATAGCCTGCTTGCGCCCGTAGGCGCCGTTGGCGTCGACGAAGAGTTCGGGGGCATCGCCGATCGCTTTTCGCGCCAGGCGGACGCGTTCGACATCGCGCTCGGGGTCGCGTCCGACCTTCATCTTCACGCGCGGGATGCCCAGCTTCACCCAGCCCTTGAGTTGATCCGCCAGTTGGCGGTCAGAGTAGGAGGTGAAACCTCCACTGCCGTAGATTGTGGCGCCGGGACGAACCTGCCCTAGCAAGGTCACGAGCGGCAGTTTGAGCAAGCGCGCTTTGAGGTCCCAGATGGCGCAGTCGATGGCGGAGATCGCCATGGAGCAGATGCCGGGGCGGCCAAGATTGCGAATCTTACGCCACATCTCCTGGTATATGGACTGAGGCGACATCGAGTCCATTCCCTTGATCTCTTTGGCGAGCTTGCCGTGTATGAGCTGTGCAACGGCATCGTCGCCGTATGTGTAGCCAAGGCCGCGTTCGCCGCCGACGGAGACCCGCACCAGCACCATGGTCGTACTGTCCCATTTCAGAGTGCCGTCGGACTCCGGATAGTCGGTCGGAACCTTGTAGCTCGAAACGTCCACAGACTGGATGGGAACTTCTGCTCGAATCGCCATGATTCGCCTCGTTGGTTTCGATGTGACGGAGCGGAACTACGTTCGCCGCAAATTCAGAATTGGTATAACGCGAAATTGCGGTGTCGTAACTGATTGCGAGCAAACGTTCTCGACGCACTCCGGCATCCGACCGACAGGCTGCCAATAGGGACTACGAGGTGTTGCATGAAGAAACGGGAAGTTGTGGTCATCACTGGCGCGTCGGCGGGAGTTGGGCGCGCAACCGTAAGAGAATTCGCAAAGCATGGGGCGCATATCGGGCTGATTGCACGCGGCCGCGATGGGCTGGAAGCCGCGCGGCGCGAGGTGGAAGAAGCAGGCGGAAAGGCGCTGGTTCTGCCAACTGATGTGGCGGATCCGAAGGCGGTGGAAGAG contains these protein-coding regions:
- a CDS encoding sensor histidine kinase, with translation MWSRNTILSRSSVVLAIGFGSLIVLIAVLGFGAIRRAKAIYNEMETTQAAFLRAEAFRRDIVADMYLSDILVRDYLLDPSPLNAPAHRQQLLDIRASLQSRLDLLAQRNQGTDSQSLDRLQEEVQGYWDSLDPIFEWTAQQKAQRSWIFLRRKVLPRRQAVVALAREMARIDQENLQKERHRIQESQSILRKFLVRMMGFALLLGTLVAFATTYRVTALERAQENQRKRIEKTENDLRRLSRSLVQAQEMERKSLSRELHDQVGQTLTALGIEIGNIASSRDTDPTTFRARIEEAKTLNARAIGTLRDLAMGLRPSMLDDLGLEPALQWQGREFSRHTGVPATVQVDGNLEELRDAQRTCIYRVVQEALTNCARHALAKNVLVSLQSHGDQVVVVVQDDGTGFDVAARMQGGLGLLGMQERVAELDGKLNISSAPRKGTTVRVELPVGVIA
- a CDS encoding enolase C-terminal domain-like protein, translating into MAIRAEVPIQSVDVSSYKVPTDYPESDGTLKWDSTTMVLVRVSVGGERGLGYTYGDDAVAQLIHGKLAKEIKGMDSMSPQSIYQEMWRKIRNLGRPGICSMAISAIDCAIWDLKARLLKLPLVTLLGQVRPGATIYGSGGFTSYSDRQLADQLKGWVKLGIPRVKMKVGRDPERDVERVRLARKAIGDAPELFVDANGAYGRKQAIEQATIFAESGVRWFEEPVSADDLDGLHLVRDRAPAGMEIAAGEYGYDPFYFRRMLSAEAVDVLQADITRCGGITAFMQVAALCQAHNIPLSGHTAPALHTHPACAAIPFKNLEYFHDHVHIERMFFDGIPEPINGELRPDLSRPGMGLELKRSQAEKYAA
- a CDS encoding glycoside hydrolase family 15 protein — encoded protein: MSRFDSTRPARICDYGVIGDSRSAALVSNRGSLDWLAWPQFDSPPIFAAILDREKGGHWSITPDGPFEVTRAYVGDSNVLETRFRTVSGEAVLTELMPVASEQFKRQNTVPSHELVRQLQCVGGEMKLGIELVPRCDYGRQAPRIRDAGAFGLRFDVGRGAYWVLSNAPWKFEDDRATAEVTLKAGEELQFSLTYSEESPAAFSVLGEPIRAAIRRSVEWWKEWANQCTYKGPYREAVVRSALALKLLSYAPSGAIAAAVTTSLPERLGSNLNWDYRYCWLRDASLTIRSLLGLGYYAEAESFITWLLQATKLTQPELRVLYTMFGQIAPHEREVDYLSGYFDSRPVRVGNGARRQFQLDIYGEVIDASAQYAEHIGRFDQTTQKVLLGFGNYVAQNWDRADEGIWEPRSGRQHHTHSRLMCWTALDRLLAMSDKGKLSGVPREVFTRERDRIREQIENRSWNEKLRSYVSILDGDSMDATLLRIGWYGLEAADSERMKSTYRKVCEELGAGGGLLFRYKREPKEGAFGVCGFWAVDHLAMSGDLDGAHDQFAKLMGYGNDLGLFSEETDSETRDALGNFPQAFTHIGLISAALTLQEKERGESHPAINVGADVTEPKGMR
- a CDS encoding sensory rhodopsin transducer; the encoded protein is MAKAVGVREWVIAEGYIPSESHGPQPQMTSHETVCILNAGDQDAHIEITIHYEDRDPVGPYKITVPARRTRHLRFNNLKDPEPIPRDTNYSSVIRSDVPIVAQHTRLDSRQANNALLSTMAYPNAA